AAGGTTTAAATACGCTCAAACAAGGAGTCGACGTGCCTGTATACCATATCCGAAGCGGATCATTGCTTTTTGCCGAAGTATTCCATTCGACTATCATTGACCCGTTTGTTTGGTTGGGAGTGAGTAAACCCCCTGCATGCAAACATAAGGAACCCATGTCTGCGGAAGAAACTTCAAACTCGGAATCGGATACCGTATGAGATCGCAAAACTTCCATTGCACTCTTTGCGGTATAAATACCTTTTGTTTTATAACTTGCAGTGGCATTGGTTTCATGCAATTGCCTTCTGTTTTCGCATTGACCCATTTTTGTAAAAAACCAATCCGAGAATGCTTCGTTGAATGAAAAATCTTTTCCCTTTTTCCAGTAACCTGCTTTGATTGCTTCATTTTCCAGGTTTTTACTGGACATGGTATAATCGGATTCAATCGTCAATCCGTTTGAGATAGCATAAAACTTATCAATCGGTTTTGCGGCCCAAAGTCGGTCGGCTGTTTCCAATACAAATCCATCCGACCTGTCCGCTATGATAAAACTATTATGATAAAAAAATGATTTGTTTTCGTAGCCACCGCAAGCATCCTGTCCATGTTTTTCGAGTAATTCCGTAATAAGAATTAATGCTTCTTTTGCAGTTTTGCATCTTTCCAATGCTAGGCGGAGTAGGTCCATCCCGGTGAGACCGTCGTTTTTCTTCTTGATTTTGAGTTTTGTGAAGACCGCTTCATTTCCGATGGCAAGTCCGTATTCATTGACTCCCATTTCAGCCCCCCACATTTGAAACGGTTTGGAAAGAAATACTTCATTTGTGATTTCTGTTTGCGGTATGGAAATGAATGTACATTGAACCGAACTCCCCTTTTTGTGATTTTGTTTGGGGATGTGAAGGATCAATTGCGCTTCATTCGGTTCCCTATCCGAGTTTTTTGCAAAAATTCTTTTTTCCGTTCCGGTAAATAATTCGGTTGCAAGAGAAGTGTCACACATTCATCGAATGTTATTTGTTTTTAAAAAATGACAAGATCATTTCCGTTATTTTTGACTTGAAAATAGGGATATGGATCAATTGAGAAATCATAACATTATATGTTCAATCAAATCGAATCTTTTTACAGAAACGGCCTTTCCGATTCGGAAATCTCTACTTTGAGAATGAAACACGGATTCAACGAGCTCTCGGACTCCAAAAGGAAAAACGGTTTATTTCATCTTTTGGCGGTTCTCGGGGAACCGATGATATTTTTGCTTCTGGCAATCGGTCTCGTTTACTTTCTGATAGGTGATTCCGGAGAAGCGATTTTACTTTTGTGTTCGGTAGTGGTAATCATAACGATCACGATTTATCAGGAAACGAGAACGGAAAATGCATTGAACGCGTTGAAGAATTTGGCGAGCCCTAGAACAAATGTGATACGGGGCGGGGTCGTTAAACGTGTGGACGGACGTATTTTATTACCCGGAGACATTATTATCTTAAATGAGGGAGACCGGATTCCTGCGGATTCCAAAATTTTACTTTCCAACCACCTAACAATTGATGAATCGCTTTTGACCGGAGAATCCGCAGTCGTTTGGAAGGAGAAGGGAGATTTTATTTTCAGCGGTTCTTTGGCAGTATCCGGAAATGGAATCGGCATTGTGGAAAAAATCGGTGATAAAACGGAAATAGGCAAAATCGGAAAAACGATCGGAGAAGAGAAAACCGAAAAAACCATTCTTGAAAAGGAAGTAGGTGTTTTGGTCAGAAGGATATTTCTTCTGGCAGTGATTCTCTGTTTGGTGCTCGCCGCCTATTTCGGATTTTTGCAGGGCAAATGGATGGAGGGAATTCTTTCCGGTTTGACTCTTGCCATTGCATTGGTTCCGGAAGAACTTCCTTTGGTATTGACTATATTTTTTGCATTCGGTGCATTCCGATTGAGTCAGAAAAAAGTACTTACTCGAAAGTCTTCCATTATTGAGACGTTAGGTGCCGCTACTATTCTATGTACTGACAAAACGGGAACCATCACTCAAAATAAAATGACGATCAAATGTCTGGCTCGCGAAAACGGAGAAGTTTTTTATTCGGATAAAGGTTCCGAAGTTCCCGAAGGATTTTACGATTTAATCAGGTACGGAAATTTTGCGTGCAAGAAAGATCCTTTCGATCCTATGGAAAAAGCTTTTTTGAAAATGGCGGATTCCTATCCCGGAAAATTTTTATATGCCAATGGAAATTTAATCAAAGAGTATCCTCTCTCCTCCGGTTTTTTTGCGATGACCCAAGTTTGGCAAACGGATGGATCAAAAGATTATATCATCGCGAGCAAAGGTGCTCCGGAAGCAGTTTCTATTCTTTGCGGTATGGATATTCCTCGTACGAACGAAATCCTGGAGTCCGTCAAAAAATTTGCAAGTGAAGGCTATCGAGTGTTAGCTGTTGCTAAGGGAGTTTTTTCGGGAGACCGACTTCCGGAATCTCAAAATGAATTCACATTCGAATGGGTCGGACTTGTAGGATTCGAAGATCCTATCCGTGATTCTATTCCCGATGCCGTTCGTATGGCTAAGGAAGCAGGGATCAAAGTCATCATGATCACTGGCGACTCAGGAGAGACTGCAAAAAGCATCGCAAGGCAAATCGGATTGGAATCTCCCGACTTTGTCATCACCGGTGCAGAAATAAAAAAAATGGACGAGGCTCTTTTTCAAGAGAAAATCCTTAGAACCAATATATTTTCCAGAGTCACTCCGGAAGACAAATGGAGAATCGTTCGTGCCCTTCGTGCACAAGGTGAAATTGTCGCTATGACCGGAGACGGCGTGAATGACGCTCCTGCATTGAAAGTTGCACATATAGGAGTGGCAATGGGAGAGAGAGGAACGGATGTAGCCCGCGAAGCTTCCGACATAGTTTTGTTAGACGATTCTTTTTCTTCCATACTGAATGCGGTTGCCGAAGGAAGAAAGATCTACGACAATATCAAAAAAGCTTTGGCGTATATCATCGGAGTTCACATCCCGATTGTAGGAGCTTCGTTTTTGCCGGTATTTTTCCAATGGCCGAGTATGATCTTGTCCGCAGTACATATCGTATTTTTGGAACTTGTGATCGATCCTACCTGCACTCTTGTTTTTGAGAAAGAAGAAGCTGAAAAAGATTTATTGGAAAGAAAACCGAGGGATCTATCCGTTCCTTTGCTCAATAAAAATCTATTTATCATCTCCTTTTTACAAGGACTACTATCTTTACTTGCTGTAATCTCTGTTTATTGGATCGTGATTGCCCGCGACGGAGTCGCTCAAAATCAGAAGGCAAGTACGGCTGCTTTCGTAACATTGGTATTCTCTAATTTGCTTTTGATACTCATCAATAGAAACTGGACCGAAACTGTTTGGGAATCTTTTCGAAAAAAGAACCGTGCCTTACCGTATGTTGTCATCGGGACATTGGTTATACTCCTTAGTGCTTTGTATATTCCCTGGTTGCGAGCATTGTTCCATTTTGTACCGATAGGATGGGTCGATTTATTAATTTGCTTTTCCGTTTCTTTTTTCAGTGTAATATGGTTTGAAATCGGAAAGATATTATTTAGAAATAAGAATTGAAAAA
The nucleotide sequence above comes from Leptospira kobayashii. Encoded proteins:
- a CDS encoding carcinine hydrolase/isopenicillin-N N-acyltransferase family protein, with the translated sequence MCDTSLATELFTGTEKRIFAKNSDREPNEAQLILHIPKQNHKKGSSVQCTFISIPQTEITNEVFLSKPFQMWGAEMGVNEYGLAIGNEAVFTKLKIKKKNDGLTGMDLLRLALERCKTAKEALILITELLEKHGQDACGGYENKSFFYHNSFIIADRSDGFVLETADRLWAAKPIDKFYAISNGLTIESDYTMSSKNLENEAIKAGYWKKGKDFSFNEAFSDWFFTKMGQCENRRQLHETNATASYKTKGIYTAKSAMEVLRSHTVSDSEFEVSSADMGSLCLHAGGLLTPNQTNGSMIVEWNTSAKSNDPLRIWYTGTSTPCLSVFKPFFFGTSTFIDHSPLNPKILDDTSLWIKHEQIARRANFDYQTVRAIVVPETRPMESQLVSYTNESLTESKKNEMQIKALKDHTQLIQRCEEELKQKKIGKSKWTSPLFQTYWQKQNGKLKIKL
- a CDS encoding cation-translocating P-type ATPase, yielding MFNQIESFYRNGLSDSEISTLRMKHGFNELSDSKRKNGLFHLLAVLGEPMIFLLLAIGLVYFLIGDSGEAILLLCSVVVIITITIYQETRTENALNALKNLASPRTNVIRGGVVKRVDGRILLPGDIIILNEGDRIPADSKILLSNHLTIDESLLTGESAVVWKEKGDFIFSGSLAVSGNGIGIVEKIGDKTEIGKIGKTIGEEKTEKTILEKEVGVLVRRIFLLAVILCLVLAAYFGFLQGKWMEGILSGLTLAIALVPEELPLVLTIFFAFGAFRLSQKKVLTRKSSIIETLGAATILCTDKTGTITQNKMTIKCLARENGEVFYSDKGSEVPEGFYDLIRYGNFACKKDPFDPMEKAFLKMADSYPGKFLYANGNLIKEYPLSSGFFAMTQVWQTDGSKDYIIASKGAPEAVSILCGMDIPRTNEILESVKKFASEGYRVLAVAKGVFSGDRLPESQNEFTFEWVGLVGFEDPIRDSIPDAVRMAKEAGIKVIMITGDSGETAKSIARQIGLESPDFVITGAEIKKMDEALFQEKILRTNIFSRVTPEDKWRIVRALRAQGEIVAMTGDGVNDAPALKVAHIGVAMGERGTDVAREASDIVLLDDSFSSILNAVAEGRKIYDNIKKALAYIIGVHIPIVGASFLPVFFQWPSMILSAVHIVFLELVIDPTCTLVFEKEEAEKDLLERKPRDLSVPLLNKNLFIISFLQGLLSLLAVISVYWIVIARDGVAQNQKASTAAFVTLVFSNLLLILINRNWTETVWESFRKKNRALPYVVIGTLVILLSALYIPWLRALFHFVPIGWVDLLICFSVSFFSVIWFEIGKILFRNKN